In Vitis riparia cultivar Riparia Gloire de Montpellier isolate 1030 chromosome 19, EGFV_Vit.rip_1.0, whole genome shotgun sequence, the following proteins share a genomic window:
- the LOC117909220 gene encoding mediator of RNA polymerase II transcription subunit 22a-like: MNKGGGAGGGPTAAAAAAAAQKQKTLLQRVETDIANVVDHFTFLVNVARVNDPPVRNSQEAFMMEMRAARMVQAADSLLKLVSELKQTAIFSGFASLNDHVDQREAEFNQQAEKTDHLLARIGEEAAASLKELESHYYSSAQRTSDPPQP; this comes from the exons ATGAACAAAGGCGGAGGCGCCGGTGGAGGTCCAACAGCAGCGGCGGCAGCGGCGGCGGCTCAGAAACAGAAAACTTTGTTGCAGAGAGTTGAAACTGACATCGCTAATGTGGTTGATCACTTCACTTTCTTAGTTAACGTTGCTCGG GTGAATGACCCGCCAGTCAGAAATTCACAGGAGGCTTTCATGATGGAGATGCGTGCAGCCAGAATG GTTCAAGCAGCTGACTCACTACTGAAGTTGGTGTCAGAGCTGAAGCAGACTGCAATCTTTTCAGGATTTGCATCTCTTAATGACCATGTAGATCAAAGAGAGGCTGAGTTTAACCAACAGGCAGAAAAAACTGACCACTTGTTAGCTAGAATTGGAGAGGAGGCAGCTGCTAGCCTCAAGGAGCTTGaatctcattattattcttCTGCACAGAGGACAAGCGATCCCCCACAGCCATGA